A window from Lagopus muta isolate bLagMut1 chromosome 5, bLagMut1 primary, whole genome shotgun sequence encodes these proteins:
- the NPL gene encoding N-acetylneuraminate lyase isoform X3, whose product MYWARSQQLCCVVTVNGTTGEGLSLSIQERKQLAEEWMCQGKDKLDHVIIHVGALSLLESQELARHAAAIGASGIAVIAPSFFKPTNKDELLGFLQKVASEAPTVPFYYYHIPALTGVKIRVEELLDGIREQIPTFQGVKFSDTDLLDLAQCINRNEREQFVFLYGVDEQLLSALAIGANGAVGSTYNYLGRKTNLMLQAFAKPDLALAQKYQFLTGEFLSFVIKLGFGVAQTKAVMTFVSGIPMGPPRLPLVSASEEFIAKAKAKLESIVWPDGD is encoded by the exons ATGTATTGGGCCAGATCTCAACAGCTATGTTGTGTTGTAACAGTGAATGGCACCACAGGAGAAGGCCTGTCCCTTAGCATCCAGGAGAGGAAGCAGTTGGCAGAAGAATGGATGTGCCAAGGGAAAGACAA GCTGGATCATGTGATAATTCACGTGGGAGCTTTAAGTCTACTGGAGTCCCAAGAACTG GCCAGACATGCAGCAGCCATAGGTGCTAGTGGCATTGCAGTAATAGCTCCCTCCTTCTTCAAACCCACAAACAAAG atgaACTCCTTGGTTTCTTACAGAAAGTTGCATCCGAAGCCCCTACAGTTCCGTTTTATTACTACCACATTCCAGCTCTGACGGGTGTAAAGA TTCGTGTTGAGGAGTTGCTGGATGGAATAAGAGAGCAGATCCCCACCTTCCAGGGTGTGAAGTTCAGCGACACAGACCTCTTGGACCTTGCACAGTGTATAAACAGGAATGAGAGAGAACAGTTTGTGTTCCTCTATGGAGTAGATGAG CAACTGTTGAGTGCACTGGCGATAGGGGCAAATGGAGCAGTTGGAAG TACCTACAACTACCTAGGTAGGAAAACCAACCTGATGCTGCAAGCTTTTGCAAAGCCAGACCTTGCATTAGCACAGAAGTACCAG TTTCTCACGGGGGAATTTCTCAGTTTTGTCATCAAACTAG GTTTTGGGGTTGCACAGACAAAAGCTGTAATGACTTTTGTTTCTGGCATCCCCATGGGACCTCCACGGCTTCCGCTTGTTAGTGCCTCTGAGGAATTCATTGCCAAGGCCAAAGCCAAGCTGGAGAGCATTGTGTGGCCCGATGGTGACTGA
- the NPL gene encoding N-acetylneuraminate lyase isoform X1, with translation MTPRKKLEGLVAATVTPMTPDGQINLSVIHQYVDYLVSKQNVKNIFVNGTTGEGLSLSIQERKQLAEEWMCQGKDKLDHVIIHVGALSLLESQELARHAAAIGASGIAVIAPSFFKPTNKDELLGFLQKVASEAPTVPFYYYHIPALTGVKIRVEELLDGIREQIPTFQGVKFSDTDLLDLAQCINRNEREQFVFLYGVDEQLLSALAIGANGAVGSTYNYLGRKTNLMLQAFAKPDLALAQKYQFLTGEFLSFVIKLGFGVAQTKAVMTFVSGIPMGPPRLPLVSASEEFIAKAKAKLESIVWPDGD, from the exons ATGACGCCCAGAAAGAAGCTGGAGGGTTTGGTCGCTGCCACAGTCACCCCGATGACTCCTGATGG ACAAATCAACCTTTCAGTGATTCACCAGTATGTGGATTACCTGGTAAGCAAGCAGAATGTGAAGAACATCTTTG TGAATGGCACCACAGGAGAAGGCCTGTCCCTTAGCATCCAGGAGAGGAAGCAGTTGGCAGAAGAATGGATGTGCCAAGGGAAAGACAA GCTGGATCATGTGATAATTCACGTGGGAGCTTTAAGTCTACTGGAGTCCCAAGAACTG GCCAGACATGCAGCAGCCATAGGTGCTAGTGGCATTGCAGTAATAGCTCCCTCCTTCTTCAAACCCACAAACAAAG atgaACTCCTTGGTTTCTTACAGAAAGTTGCATCCGAAGCCCCTACAGTTCCGTTTTATTACTACCACATTCCAGCTCTGACGGGTGTAAAGA TTCGTGTTGAGGAGTTGCTGGATGGAATAAGAGAGCAGATCCCCACCTTCCAGGGTGTGAAGTTCAGCGACACAGACCTCTTGGACCTTGCACAGTGTATAAACAGGAATGAGAGAGAACAGTTTGTGTTCCTCTATGGAGTAGATGAG CAACTGTTGAGTGCACTGGCGATAGGGGCAAATGGAGCAGTTGGAAG TACCTACAACTACCTAGGTAGGAAAACCAACCTGATGCTGCAAGCTTTTGCAAAGCCAGACCTTGCATTAGCACAGAAGTACCAG TTTCTCACGGGGGAATTTCTCAGTTTTGTCATCAAACTAG GTTTTGGGGTTGCACAGACAAAAGCTGTAATGACTTTTGTTTCTGGCATCCCCATGGGACCTCCACGGCTTCCGCTTGTTAGTGCCTCTGAGGAATTCATTGCCAAGGCCAAAGCCAAGCTGGAGAGCATTGTGTGGCCCGATGGTGACTGA
- the NPL gene encoding N-acetylneuraminate lyase isoform X2, which produces MALGCDLDQISVGRGTAGQINLSVIHQYVDYLVSKQNVKNIFVNGTTGEGLSLSIQERKQLAEEWMCQGKDKLDHVIIHVGALSLLESQELARHAAAIGASGIAVIAPSFFKPTNKDELLGFLQKVASEAPTVPFYYYHIPALTGVKIRVEELLDGIREQIPTFQGVKFSDTDLLDLAQCINRNEREQFVFLYGVDEQLLSALAIGANGAVGSTYNYLGRKTNLMLQAFAKPDLALAQKYQFLTGEFLSFVIKLGFGVAQTKAVMTFVSGIPMGPPRLPLVSASEEFIAKAKAKLESIVWPDGD; this is translated from the exons ATGGCTTTGGGCTGCGATTTGGATCAGATCTCTGTGGGACGGGGAACTGCTGG ACAAATCAACCTTTCAGTGATTCACCAGTATGTGGATTACCTGGTAAGCAAGCAGAATGTGAAGAACATCTTTG TGAATGGCACCACAGGAGAAGGCCTGTCCCTTAGCATCCAGGAGAGGAAGCAGTTGGCAGAAGAATGGATGTGCCAAGGGAAAGACAA GCTGGATCATGTGATAATTCACGTGGGAGCTTTAAGTCTACTGGAGTCCCAAGAACTG GCCAGACATGCAGCAGCCATAGGTGCTAGTGGCATTGCAGTAATAGCTCCCTCCTTCTTCAAACCCACAAACAAAG atgaACTCCTTGGTTTCTTACAGAAAGTTGCATCCGAAGCCCCTACAGTTCCGTTTTATTACTACCACATTCCAGCTCTGACGGGTGTAAAGA TTCGTGTTGAGGAGTTGCTGGATGGAATAAGAGAGCAGATCCCCACCTTCCAGGGTGTGAAGTTCAGCGACACAGACCTCTTGGACCTTGCACAGTGTATAAACAGGAATGAGAGAGAACAGTTTGTGTTCCTCTATGGAGTAGATGAG CAACTGTTGAGTGCACTGGCGATAGGGGCAAATGGAGCAGTTGGAAG TACCTACAACTACCTAGGTAGGAAAACCAACCTGATGCTGCAAGCTTTTGCAAAGCCAGACCTTGCATTAGCACAGAAGTACCAG TTTCTCACGGGGGAATTTCTCAGTTTTGTCATCAAACTAG GTTTTGGGGTTGCACAGACAAAAGCTGTAATGACTTTTGTTTCTGGCATCCCCATGGGACCTCCACGGCTTCCGCTTGTTAGTGCCTCTGAGGAATTCATTGCCAAGGCCAAAGCCAAGCTGGAGAGCATTGTGTGGCCCGATGGTGACTGA